In the Kitasatospora terrestris genome, one interval contains:
- a CDS encoding phosphoribosylaminoimidazolesuccinocarboxamide synthase: MTSRTPDIEGRSKKLWYLDDGRCLIEMIPSLRSFTFDRDELVDGTAELRLDFFEYVSARLAEYDVHTVFGERVGPTTYIADYRPAPPFEVIVKNRATGSTIRKYPGLFEEGQVLDRPVVKFDYRTDPEDQPIGEDYLRLLGVDVEHHRKLALDCNAALRKLLDPLDLWDFCLVIAPDETHGLVVNSEISPDCMRLKAADGRPYDKDMFREGAGREDILARWAELIAMVSGA; encoded by the coding sequence GTGACTTCCCGTACTCCGGACATCGAGGGCCGTAGCAAGAAACTCTGGTATCTCGACGACGGCCGCTGCCTGATAGAGATGATTCCGTCGCTGCGGAGTTTCACATTCGATCGCGACGAGCTCGTCGACGGCACCGCCGAGTTGCGCCTCGATTTCTTCGAGTACGTTTCCGCCCGGCTCGCCGAATACGACGTCCACACCGTATTCGGCGAGCGCGTCGGCCCGACCACCTACATCGCGGACTACCGGCCGGCCCCGCCCTTCGAGGTCATCGTCAAGAACCGGGCCACCGGTTCCACCATCCGCAAGTACCCCGGACTCTTCGAGGAGGGCCAGGTCCTCGACCGCCCGGTGGTGAAGTTCGACTACCGGACCGACCCCGAGGACCAGCCGATCGGCGAGGACTACCTCCGCCTCCTCGGCGTGGACGTCGAGCACCACCGGAAGCTCGCGCTGGACTGCAACGCCGCCCTGCGCAAGCTCCTCGACCCGCTCGACCTCTGGGACTTCTGCCTCGTCATCGCACCCGACGAGACGCACGGACTGGTCGTCAACTCCGAGATCTCACCGGACTGCATGCGCCTCAAGGCCGCCGACGGGCGCCCGTACGACAAGGACATGTTCCGCGAGGGCGCCGGCCGCGAGGACATCCTCGCCCGCTGGGCCGAGCTCATCGCGATGGTCTCCGGTGCCTGA
- a CDS encoding SDR family oxidoreductase, translating to MTGSNRGTGRAIRSRLLADGYAVRCLNRTPCADHTDPVTADFADPDAAARAAVLALAGAPRLDLLVVNAVTRGFGTVAEVGARDWDEAVAVNLTTPVRVVQAALPLLRRSEGHIVLMGSHAGSRPFEGGLAYCATKAALKQVAEVLLMEERRHGVRTTLLSPGAIRNLDDDDSAYKMSVESVADVVSWAAATPRDTVLGEIELRPGRLDRPPVVGLDRLQYV from the coding sequence GTGACCGGCAGCAACCGCGGCACCGGCCGGGCCATCCGCAGCCGGCTGCTGGCCGACGGCTACGCCGTGCGCTGCCTCAACCGCACCCCGTGCGCCGACCACACCGACCCCGTCACCGCGGACTTCGCCGACCCCGACGCCGCCGCCCGGGCGGCGGTCCTCGCCCTGGCCGGGGCCCCGCGCCTGGACCTGCTCGTGGTCAACGCGGTCACCCGCGGCTTCGGCACCGTCGCCGAGGTCGGCGCACGGGACTGGGACGAGGCCGTGGCGGTCAACCTCACCACCCCGGTCCGCGTCGTCCAGGCCGCACTCCCGCTGCTGCGCCGCAGCGAGGGGCACATCGTGCTGATGGGCTCGCACGCCGGCTCCCGCCCGTTCGAGGGCGGGCTGGCCTACTGCGCCACCAAGGCCGCGCTCAAGCAGGTGGCGGAGGTGCTCCTGATGGAGGAGCGGCGCCACGGGGTGCGCACCACCCTGCTCAGCCCCGGGGCGATCCGCAACCTCGACGACGACGACTCCGCCTACAAGATGAGCGTGGAATCCGTCGCCGACGTGGTGTCCTGGGCGGCCGCCACGCCGAGGGACACCGTCCTCGGGGAGATCGAACTCCGACCCGGCCGGCTGGACCGCCCGCCGGTCGTCGGGCTCGACCGTCTCCAGTACGTCTGA
- a CDS encoding HAD family hydrolase — translation MADGYRLLACDLDGTLLDSRGELPAAVSAALDRAAAAGMAVAVITARPPRDVPPRVRAGIPGTAYWAHGNGALVFRPGQRLPSRQLVFGAGAVGRIHEVLGARRPGWALAFDLLDGTVVQPGFPAELTRGWAGVEWRGGAELARAVVKVLVCPFLPCDAELVDTVQEMVGEEAEVTASGEHFLELGPRGTGKHGVLAWIAADLGLATAQTVAVGDGLNDRDMLRLAGLGAAPANAGAPVRAAADRILPSNDEHAVAHLVDQLLG, via the coding sequence ATGGCCGACGGCTATCGGTTGCTAGCCTGCGACCTCGACGGCACGCTGCTCGACTCCCGCGGCGAGCTGCCCGCCGCGGTGTCGGCGGCACTCGACCGGGCCGCGGCGGCCGGGATGGCCGTCGCGGTGATCACGGCGCGGCCGCCGCGCGACGTCCCCCCGCGGGTCCGGGCGGGGATCCCGGGGACGGCCTACTGGGCGCACGGGAACGGCGCGCTGGTCTTCCGGCCCGGGCAGCGCCTGCCGAGCCGCCAACTCGTCTTCGGGGCGGGCGCGGTGGGCCGGATCCACGAGGTCCTCGGCGCGCGGCGTCCCGGCTGGGCGCTGGCCTTCGACCTGCTCGACGGGACGGTCGTGCAGCCGGGCTTCCCCGCGGAGCTGACCCGCGGCTGGGCCGGGGTCGAGTGGCGCGGCGGGGCCGAGCTCGCGCGGGCCGTGGTGAAGGTGCTGGTCTGCCCCTTCCTCCCCTGCGACGCCGAACTCGTCGACACGGTGCAGGAGATGGTGGGCGAGGAGGCCGAAGTCACCGCCTCCGGGGAGCACTTCCTGGAACTCGGCCCGCGCGGCACCGGCAAGCACGGCGTCCTCGCCTGGATCGCCGCCGACCTCGGACTGGCCACCGCCCAGACGGTGGCCGTCGGCGACGGCCTCAACGACCGCGACATGCTCCGCCTGGCCGGCCTCGGCGCGGCCCCCGCCAACGCCGGAGCCCCGGTCCGCGCCGCGGCGGACCGGATCCTGCCCAGCAACGACGAGCACGCGGTCGCCCACCTCGTCGACCAACTGCTCGGATAG
- a CDS encoding 5'-3' exonuclease, translating into MLLDTASLYFRAYFGVPESMKSPDGQPVNAVRGLLDFITRLVQDHRPDQLVACMDADWRPQWRVDLIPSYKTHRLAEGAAEGEEEVPDTLAPQVPVIEAVLDAIGIARVGVAGYEADDVIGTLATAATGPVQIVTGDRDLFQLVDDARAVTVLYPVKGVGHPQVVDDAYIEEKYGVGAASYADLAALRGDTSDGLPGVKGIGEKTAAQLLRTYGDLAGVRAAALNPASKITPARRKNLLDGSAYLDVAPTVVGVARDVPLPAFDPALPAEPIDPMTLESLSTRWGLGTSLTRTLAALAEAGQGA; encoded by the coding sequence ATGCTGCTCGACACCGCCAGTCTCTACTTCCGCGCCTACTTCGGCGTGCCGGAGTCGATGAAGTCCCCCGACGGGCAGCCGGTGAACGCCGTGCGCGGCCTGCTCGACTTCATCACCCGGCTGGTCCAGGACCACCGGCCCGACCAGCTGGTCGCCTGCATGGACGCCGACTGGCGCCCGCAGTGGCGGGTCGACCTGATCCCCTCCTACAAGACCCACCGCCTCGCCGAGGGGGCCGCCGAGGGCGAGGAGGAGGTCCCCGACACCCTCGCCCCGCAGGTCCCGGTGATCGAGGCGGTGCTGGACGCGATCGGCATCGCCCGGGTCGGCGTCGCCGGCTACGAGGCGGACGACGTGATCGGCACCCTCGCCACCGCGGCCACCGGTCCGGTGCAGATCGTCACCGGCGACCGCGACCTGTTCCAGCTCGTCGACGACGCCCGGGCGGTCACCGTGCTGTACCCGGTGAAGGGCGTCGGCCACCCGCAGGTCGTCGACGACGCGTACATCGAGGAGAAGTACGGCGTCGGCGCCGCCTCGTACGCCGACCTCGCGGCACTGCGCGGCGACACCAGCGACGGGCTGCCCGGGGTGAAGGGGATCGGCGAGAAGACCGCCGCCCAGCTGCTGCGGACCTACGGCGACCTGGCCGGGGTACGGGCCGCGGCGCTCAACCCCGCCTCGAAGATCACCCCGGCCCGCCGGAAGAACCTGCTGGACGGCTCCGCCTACCTGGACGTCGCCCCCACCGTGGTCGGGGTCGCCCGGGACGTCCCGCTGCCGGCCTTCGACCCGGCCCTGCCCGCCGAGCCGATCGACCCGATGACCCTGGAGTCGCTCTCCACCCGTTGGGGCCTGGGCACCTCCCTCACCCGCACCCTGGCCGCCCTGGCCGAGGCCGGCCAGGGCGCCTGA
- a CDS encoding cation diffusion facilitator family transporter, which translates to MGAQHDHDHGHGGHGHGGHGGHSHGVSADADRRWLVSALLLILVFMAGEVVVGFAAQSLALISDAAHMLTDAASIALALVAMRLSARPARGGYTYGLKRAEILSAQANGVTLLVLSAWLGYEAVQRLIDPPEVTGSLVLVTALVGIVVNLAAAWCMSKANRSSLNVEGAFQHVLTDLYAFIATAVAGAVVMLTGFVAADAIASLVVVVLMLRAGVGLVRDSGRIFLEAAPAGIDPDTVADQLVAAPLVEEIHDLHIWEITSGQPALSAHILVTPGGDCHAVRRDLQRQLREDYRISHSTLQVDHVGEEEVDGLLQITRPGDDDRDHCADAHGPVHRAGPHRH; encoded by the coding sequence ATGGGCGCCCAGCACGACCACGACCACGGGCACGGCGGGCACGGGCACGGCGGGCACGGCGGGCACTCGCACGGCGTCTCCGCCGACGCGGACCGCCGCTGGCTGGTCAGCGCGCTGCTGCTGATCCTGGTGTTCATGGCGGGCGAGGTGGTGGTCGGCTTCGCCGCCCAGTCGCTGGCGCTGATCTCGGACGCGGCGCACATGCTCACCGACGCCGCCTCGATCGCCCTGGCGCTGGTCGCGATGCGGCTGTCGGCCCGTCCGGCGCGCGGCGGCTACACGTACGGGCTGAAGCGGGCCGAGATCCTCTCGGCGCAGGCGAACGGCGTGACGCTGCTGGTCCTCTCGGCCTGGCTCGGCTACGAGGCGGTGCAGCGGCTGATCGACCCGCCGGAGGTGACCGGTTCGCTGGTGCTGGTGACCGCGCTGGTCGGGATCGTGGTCAACCTGGCCGCCGCCTGGTGCATGTCCAAGGCCAACCGCAGCTCGCTGAACGTCGAGGGCGCCTTCCAGCACGTGCTGACCGACCTGTACGCGTTCATCGCGACCGCGGTGGCCGGTGCGGTGGTGATGCTCACCGGCTTCGTGGCGGCGGACGCGATCGCCTCGCTGGTCGTGGTGGTGCTGATGCTCCGGGCCGGCGTCGGGCTGGTCCGGGACTCCGGGCGGATCTTCCTGGAGGCCGCCCCGGCCGGCATCGACCCGGACACGGTCGCCGACCAGCTGGTCGCCGCCCCGCTGGTGGAGGAGATCCACGACCTGCACATCTGGGAGATCACCTCCGGCCAGCCCGCGCTCTCCGCGCACATCCTGGTCACCCCCGGCGGGGACTGCCACGCGGTCCGCCGGGACCTGCAGCGGCAGCTGCGGGAGGACTACCGGATCAGCCACTCCACCCTGCAGGTCGACCACGTCGGCGAGGAGGAGGTCGACGGGCTGCTGCAGATCACCCGCCCCGGCGACGACGACCGCGACCACTGCGCGGACGCGCACGGCCCGGTCCACCGCGCCGGTCCGCACCGGCACTGA
- the chrA gene encoding chromate efflux transporter, with translation MEERVGLATIAREWGRIGITGFGGPPAHILLLRRLCVEQRRWLGAAEFEDGIAATNLLPGPASTQLAVFTAWRLRGPAGALVGGAAFIVPGLVLILLLSALFLAGDPPRWVLGAAAGAGAAVPAVALQAATALVPASRQRAGGGAARRRWCGYLAAGALAALLTGPWLVLVLIATGITEIAVRRPGGGTSDRRPRGLLPLLAPATAATGGIGALAWVAFKVGALSYGGGFVIIPLMQQDAVHRYHWMTDGQFLNAVALGQITPGPVVQTVAVVGYAAAGVAGGLLAACVAFAPSFLFVLFGAAHFDRLRADRRVQDFLTGAGPAVIGAIAGSTVPLALGLHAWWQAAVLALALFWLLALRRSVVPCLLAAGALGTLAVTAGLPLP, from the coding sequence GTGGAGGAGCGGGTCGGGCTGGCCACCATCGCCCGGGAGTGGGGACGGATCGGGATCACCGGGTTCGGCGGACCGCCCGCGCACATCCTGCTGCTGCGCCGGCTCTGCGTGGAGCAGCGCCGCTGGCTGGGCGCCGCCGAGTTCGAGGACGGCATCGCCGCCACCAACCTGCTGCCCGGCCCGGCCTCCACCCAGCTGGCGGTCTTCACTGCCTGGCGGCTGCGCGGGCCGGCCGGCGCCCTGGTCGGCGGGGCCGCGTTCATCGTGCCCGGCCTGGTGCTGATCCTGCTGCTCTCCGCGCTCTTCCTGGCCGGCGACCCGCCGCGCTGGGTGCTCGGCGCGGCGGCCGGCGCCGGGGCCGCCGTCCCCGCGGTCGCCCTGCAGGCGGCCACCGCCCTCGTCCCCGCCAGCCGGCAGCGCGCGGGTGGCGGCGCGGCCCGCCGGCGCTGGTGCGGCTACCTCGCCGCGGGGGCGCTCGCGGCCCTGCTCACCGGGCCCTGGCTGGTGCTCGTCCTGATCGCCACCGGAATCACCGAGATCGCCGTCCGCCGTCCGGGTGGCGGCACCTCCGACCGGCGTCCGCGCGGGCTGCTGCCGCTGCTGGCCCCCGCGACCGCCGCCACCGGCGGGATCGGCGCGCTCGCCTGGGTGGCGTTCAAGGTCGGCGCGCTCTCCTACGGCGGAGGGTTCGTGATCATCCCGTTGATGCAGCAGGACGCGGTGCACCGCTACCACTGGATGACGGACGGCCAGTTCCTGAACGCCGTCGCGCTCGGCCAGATCACCCCCGGCCCGGTGGTGCAGACCGTCGCCGTGGTCGGCTACGCCGCCGCCGGGGTGGCCGGCGGGCTGCTGGCCGCCTGCGTGGCCTTCGCGCCGTCCTTCCTGTTCGTGCTGTTCGGCGCCGCGCACTTCGACCGGCTGCGCGCCGACCGGCGGGTGCAGGACTTCCTCACCGGCGCCGGGCCCGCCGTGATCGGCGCGATCGCGGGCTCCACCGTCCCGCTCGCGCTCGGCCTGCACGCCTGGTGGCAGGCGGCGGTGCTGGCCCTCGCGCTGTTCTGGCTGCTGGCGCTGCGCCGCTCCGTCGTCCCCTGCCTGCTCGCCGCCGGCGCGCTCGGCACCCTCGCCGTCACGGCCGGCCTCCCGCTGCCCTGA
- a CDS encoding gamma-glutamyl-gamma-aminobutyrate hydrolase family protein yields the protein MDNRPVIGISTQLLDAAWGRWDRQRAVLLPERYPAMVRAAGGVAVLLPPDAPQYAAQAVERLDALVVAGGEDVDPALYGARPHPLTVANAPERDAWEAALLRAALAAGKPVLGVCRGMQLLNVVFGGTLVQHLPDVVGHEGHVGPPNAYGRHPVRPVPDTLLGGLLPEPELVVPTFHHQAVDRLGEGLTVAAYAADGTVEAIEAPAGFVLGVQWHPEQDPADLRLAEALVRAASLVRETALITAAG from the coding sequence ATGGACAACCGCCCGGTGATCGGCATCTCCACCCAACTCCTCGACGCCGCCTGGGGCCGCTGGGACCGGCAGCGCGCCGTGCTGCTCCCCGAGCGGTACCCGGCGATGGTCCGGGCCGCCGGCGGCGTCGCGGTGCTGCTGCCGCCGGACGCCCCGCAGTACGCGGCGCAGGCGGTCGAGCGGCTGGACGCCCTGGTGGTCGCGGGCGGCGAGGACGTGGACCCGGCGCTGTACGGAGCCCGGCCGCACCCCCTGACGGTGGCGAACGCGCCGGAGCGCGACGCCTGGGAGGCCGCGCTGCTGCGGGCGGCGCTGGCCGCCGGGAAGCCGGTGCTCGGCGTCTGCCGCGGCATGCAGCTGCTGAACGTGGTCTTCGGCGGCACGCTGGTCCAGCACCTGCCGGACGTGGTCGGCCACGAGGGCCACGTAGGCCCGCCCAACGCGTACGGGCGCCACCCGGTGCGGCCGGTGCCGGACACCCTGCTCGGCGGGCTGCTGCCGGAGCCCGAGCTGGTGGTGCCGACCTTCCACCACCAGGCCGTGGACCGGCTGGGCGAGGGGCTCACCGTCGCCGCGTACGCCGCGGACGGCACGGTCGAGGCGATCGAGGCCCCGGCCGGCTTCGTCCTCGGCGTCCAGTGGCACCCCGAGCAGGACCCGGCCGACCTCCGTCTCGCCGAGGCCCTGGTCCGAGCCGCCTCCCTGGTCCGGGAGACGGCCCTGATCACCGCGGCCGGCTGA
- a CDS encoding DUF2510 domain-containing protein, with amino-acid sequence MSEQQIPAGWYPDPKDTTSDPRPERWWDGTGWTGTTRPAPEPAAQPSVEDTAVLEGTVLDSGPAVRYPELPPVTDQVPAPAGAVRKPARPVLVAAAVAALIGLAVGSGVTYLAMDGRGDSTASDRRGPRLGGGYGMDGRGGPGSQDGQNGGGQNGGGQNGGGQNGGGQNGQGRGGRPGNAAIDLVNGLSLPVPSGWEAGTTKDGFATLSIGEYTCADGKGNCTLGGAVTGRLKGTDAKQAALEDIAAAAKESYNQVNGHEELKSEAVKVAGRDGYLVRWKVDAAQGNDGYVETVVFPSADGKALVSVHLGFDIADKAPDVAQMDTIVSGIAEAKGGPLGSAGGGTRT; translated from the coding sequence GTGAGCGAGCAGCAGATTCCCGCCGGGTGGTACCCGGACCCGAAGGACACCACGAGCGACCCCCGGCCCGAGCGCTGGTGGGACGGCACGGGCTGGACGGGCACCACCCGGCCCGCCCCGGAGCCCGCCGCGCAGCCGTCCGTCGAGGACACCGCTGTGCTGGAGGGCACCGTGCTCGACAGCGGTCCGGCGGTCCGCTACCCCGAGCTGCCGCCGGTGACCGACCAGGTGCCGGCCCCGGCGGGCGCGGTGCGCAAGCCGGCCCGGCCGGTGCTGGTCGCCGCGGCGGTCGCCGCCCTGATCGGCCTCGCGGTCGGCTCCGGCGTGACCTACCTGGCGATGGACGGGCGCGGCGACTCCACGGCGAGCGACCGGCGCGGTCCGCGCCTCGGCGGCGGCTACGGCATGGACGGCCGCGGCGGCCCGGGCAGCCAGGACGGCCAGAACGGCGGCGGGCAGAACGGCGGTGGGCAGAACGGCGGTGGGCAGAACGGCGGCGGCCAGAACGGCCAGGGTCGCGGGGGCCGGCCGGGCAACGCCGCGATCGACCTGGTCAACGGCCTCAGCCTGCCCGTCCCGTCCGGCTGGGAGGCCGGCACCACCAAGGACGGGTTCGCGACGCTCTCGATCGGCGAGTACACCTGCGCCGACGGCAAGGGCAACTGCACCCTCGGCGGTGCGGTCACCGGCCGGCTCAAGGGCACCGACGCCAAGCAGGCCGCCCTGGAGGACATCGCCGCCGCCGCGAAGGAGTCCTACAACCAGGTCAACGGGCACGAGGAGCTGAAGTCCGAGGCGGTCAAGGTGGCCGGCCGGGACGGCTACCTGGTGCGCTGGAAGGTCGACGCCGCCCAGGGCAACGACGGCTACGTGGAGACCGTGGTCTTCCCGAGCGCCGACGGCAAGGCGCTGGTCTCCGTCCACCTCGGCTTCGACATCGCCGACAAGGCGCCCGACGTCGCCCAGATGGACACCATCGTCAGCGGCATCGCCGAGGCCAAGGGCGGCCCGCTCGGCAGCGCCGGCGGCGGCACCCGCACCTGA
- a CDS encoding amino acid deaminase/aldolase, whose product MALDLAPATGTGTVSDRARYDRATAHLDAPLAIVDLEAFDANAADLVRRAAGKPIRVASKSVRCRALLERVLATDGFAGIMSFTLAESIWLARAGFDDILLAYPSADRAAFAELTADPELARAVTVLVDDPAQLELIDKAREGSAEVRVCLELDTSLHLLGGRVRVGARRSPLRTPEALGALAELVQTRRGFRVVGLMAYEGHIAGVGDAVRGRPLRSAAVRLMQAKARTELAERRAAAVRRLRQVADLEFVNGGGTGSVESTVAERAVTEVAAGSGLYVPRLFDNYRSFTGRPAALFAQPVVRRPGVGVVTVLGGGYPASGAAGADRSPVPYLPAGLSYDPQEGAGEVQTPLIGSAADDLLIGDRVWFRHAKAGELCERFAELHLVEGDRVVRTVPTYRGEGRTYL is encoded by the coding sequence ATGGCCCTCGACCTCGCGCCCGCCACCGGCACGGGCACCGTCTCCGACCGCGCCCGCTACGACCGGGCGACCGCGCACCTCGACGCGCCGCTGGCCATCGTCGACCTGGAGGCCTTCGACGCCAACGCGGCGGACCTGGTGCGGCGGGCGGCCGGCAAGCCGATCCGGGTGGCGAGCAAGTCGGTGCGCTGCCGGGCCCTGCTGGAGCGGGTGTTGGCGACGGACGGCTTCGCCGGGATCATGAGCTTCACGCTGGCGGAGTCGATCTGGCTGGCCCGCGCGGGCTTCGACGACATCCTGCTCGCCTACCCCTCGGCCGACCGGGCCGCCTTCGCCGAGCTGACCGCCGACCCGGAACTGGCCCGGGCGGTCACCGTGCTGGTGGACGACCCGGCGCAGCTGGAGCTGATCGACAAGGCCCGCGAGGGCTCCGCCGAGGTCCGGGTCTGCCTGGAGCTGGACACCTCGCTGCACCTGCTCGGCGGCCGCGTCCGGGTCGGCGCCCGGCGCTCCCCCCTCCGCACCCCGGAGGCGCTCGGCGCGCTGGCGGAGCTGGTGCAGACCCGGCGCGGCTTCCGGGTGGTCGGGCTGATGGCTTACGAGGGCCACATCGCGGGCGTCGGCGACGCGGTGCGCGGCCGGCCGCTGCGCTCGGCGGCGGTCCGGCTGATGCAGGCGAAGGCACGGACCGAGCTCGCGGAGCGCCGGGCCGCCGCGGTGCGCCGGCTGCGGCAGGTGGCGGACCTGGAGTTCGTGAACGGCGGCGGCACCGGCAGCGTGGAGTCCACGGTGGCCGAGCGGGCGGTGACCGAGGTGGCCGCCGGCTCGGGGCTGTATGTGCCGCGGCTGTTCGACAACTACCGCTCGTTCACCGGCCGGCCGGCCGCGCTGTTCGCGCAGCCGGTGGTCCGGCGTCCGGGCGTCGGCGTGGTGACGGTGCTGGGCGGCGGCTACCCGGCCTCCGGCGCTGCCGGGGCGGACCGCTCCCCCGTGCCGTACCTGCCGGCCGGGCTGTCCTACGACCCGCAGGAGGGCGCCGGCGAGGTGCAGACCCCGCTGATCGGCTCGGCCGCCGACGACCTGCTGATCGGCGACCGGGTGTGGTTCCGGCACGCCAAGGCGGGCGAGCTGTGCGAGCGGTTCGCGGAGCTGCACCTGGTCGAGGGCGACCGGGTGGTGCGCACCGTCCCCACCTACCGCGGCGAGGGCCGGACGTACCTGTAG
- a CDS encoding serine hydrolase yields the protein MMAPSSSRATVRRRRRRTRRIRRVVVLVVALSVLGSWLVFSRPATSTPVPVAASAAASASTSAAAPAVDPDAVLGAAVSGLAGHFAVAVTDPAAGTGASWGEDSFVTASIVKVDILAALLLRSGGELTDDRRSAAALMIEQSDNDAATALFEAAGGASGLDEANAAFGLTATVAGTDGYWGLTSTTAADQVRLLRAVFTEDSPLTPDSRAYLRQLMGQVVDGQDWGVSAADQGGAAQLKNGWLPRTSTGLWVVNSIGRIDYGGRELLVSVVSDGSATLEDGIALVESVASAAVRAFASTHG from the coding sequence ATGATGGCACCATCGAGTTCGCGGGCGACCGTGCGCAGGCGTCGGCGCCGTACGAGGCGGATCAGGCGGGTGGTGGTGCTGGTGGTGGCGCTCTCGGTCCTGGGGTCCTGGCTGGTGTTCTCCCGGCCCGCGACGAGCACGCCGGTACCGGTCGCCGCGTCGGCCGCGGCGTCCGCGTCGACGTCCGCGGCGGCCCCGGCGGTCGACCCGGACGCCGTCCTGGGCGCGGCGGTGAGCGGGCTGGCCGGCCACTTCGCGGTCGCCGTGACGGACCCGGCGGCGGGCACCGGCGCGAGCTGGGGCGAGGACTCCTTCGTCACCGCGTCGATCGTCAAGGTGGACATCCTGGCGGCGCTGCTGCTGCGGAGCGGCGGCGAGCTGACGGACGACCGGCGGAGCGCCGCCGCGCTGATGATCGAGCAGAGCGACAACGACGCGGCGACCGCGCTGTTCGAGGCGGCGGGCGGGGCGTCCGGGCTGGACGAGGCCAACGCGGCCTTCGGCCTGACCGCGACGGTCGCGGGGACGGACGGCTACTGGGGGCTGACCTCGACCACCGCCGCCGACCAGGTGCGGCTGCTGCGGGCGGTGTTCACCGAGGACTCGCCGCTGACCCCGGACTCCCGGGCGTACCTCCGGCAGCTGATGGGTCAGGTGGTGGACGGTCAGGACTGGGGCGTCTCGGCGGCCGACCAGGGCGGCGCCGCGCAGCTGAAGAACGGCTGGCTGCCGCGGACCTCCACCGGGCTGTGGGTGGTCAACAGCATCGGGCGGATCGACTACGGCGGACGGGAGTTGCTGGTCTCGGTGGTGAGCGACGGCTCGGCCACCCTGGAGGACGGCATCGCGCTGGTCGAGTCGGTGGCGTCCGCCGCGGTGCGGGCCTTCGCCTCTACCCACGGGTAG
- a CDS encoding SseB family protein, producing the protein MERKNIPNPGFAEDDGTADPRLAAALAAWAADGDAAEPELLAALAPGRLMVPIVALLGEVEVDANGHKHEKTSDMAVPLVEAADGRRALPAFTSLETLARWRADARPAPVAAPQAAMVAYSEQADTLLIDPAGPVAFQVTGARLRALAENRPYLPPLADPAVHEALRGLLDTTGVVTHAYLAPADDADGTLAVVLVPDADPRPLIDALSGDPVLRVRLDTGLQLAVLREPLRGEPFYTAG; encoded by the coding sequence GTGGAGCGCAAGAACATTCCGAACCCCGGGTTCGCCGAGGACGACGGCACCGCCGACCCCAGGCTCGCCGCCGCCCTGGCCGCCTGGGCGGCCGACGGCGACGCGGCCGAACCCGAACTGCTCGCCGCCCTGGCCCCCGGCCGGCTGATGGTCCCGATCGTCGCCCTGCTCGGCGAGGTCGAGGTCGACGCCAACGGGCACAAGCACGAGAAGACCAGTGACATGGCCGTCCCGCTGGTCGAGGCCGCGGACGGGCGCCGCGCCCTGCCGGCCTTCACCTCACTGGAGACCCTGGCCCGCTGGCGCGCCGACGCCCGGCCGGCGCCGGTCGCCGCGCCGCAGGCCGCGATGGTCGCCTACTCCGAGCAGGCCGACACCCTGCTGATCGACCCCGCGGGGCCGGTCGCCTTCCAGGTCACCGGGGCCCGGCTGCGCGCGCTCGCGGAGAACCGGCCGTACCTGCCGCCGCTCGCCGACCCCGCGGTGCACGAGGCGCTGCGCGGGCTGCTCGACACCACCGGCGTCGTCACCCACGCCTACCTGGCCCCCGCGGACGACGCGGACGGCACCCTCGCCGTCGTCCTCGTCCCGGACGCCGACCCCCGCCCGCTGATCGACGCCCTGTCGGGCGACCCCGTCCTGCGGGTCCGCCTGGACACCGGCCTCCAGCTGGCCGTCCTGCGCGAGCCGCTCCGCGGGGAGCCCTTCTACACCGCGGGCTGA
- a CDS encoding DUF1844 domain-containing protein — protein sequence MTSQPENTDDAIGFDDLTRDIAEVPAVEVITTVAVHLMSAAAVKCGLAEGGEADKDLDEARKLITALAGLVTAGAPEISNFHAAPLRDGLRSLQLAFREASVVPDEPGTGPGEKFTGPVYG from the coding sequence TTGACCAGCCAGCCCGAGAACACCGACGACGCCATCGGCTTCGACGACCTGACCCGCGACATCGCGGAGGTGCCGGCCGTCGAGGTGATCACCACCGTCGCGGTGCACCTGATGAGCGCCGCCGCCGTCAAGTGCGGGCTCGCCGAGGGCGGCGAGGCCGACAAGGACCTCGACGAGGCCCGCAAGCTGATCACCGCCCTGGCGGGCCTGGTCACCGCCGGCGCGCCGGAGATCTCCAACTTCCACGCCGCGCCGCTGCGGGACGGCCTGCGCTCGCTGCAGCTCGCCTTCCGCGAGGCCTCCGTCGTCCCGGACGAGCCGGGCACCGGCCCGGGCGAGAAGTTCACCGGCCCGGTCTACGGCTGA